One part of the Arthrobacter tumbae genome encodes these proteins:
- a CDS encoding beta-ketoacyl-ACP synthase III has protein sequence MTTPTLKQSTLREHTRIHGLGIYRPEVIVTNEDICQWIDSSDEWIRQRTGIVTRHRADKDTSVIDMGEAAARAALADAGIEASQLGAVLVSTVTHPYATPSAAAQLADRLGATPAPAYDISAACAGYCYGIAQADALVHAGTAEFVLVVGVEKLSDFIDNTERTISFLLGDGAGAVVIGPSDSPGIGPSVWGSDGSKHESIRMTHSLLDVRELSLAALSEGPEALAAAAESAIWPTMRQDGPTVFRWAVWEMAKVAQQALDAAGIRAEDLVAFLPHQANIRIIDEMVKQLNLPEHVAVARDIVDAGNTSAASIPLAMHRLLSENPHLSGGLALQIGFGAGLVFGAQVVVLP, from the coding sequence GTGACAACACCTACCCTCAAACAGTCCACACTGCGCGAGCACACCCGCATCCACGGCCTGGGCATCTACCGGCCAGAGGTGATTGTCACCAATGAGGACATTTGCCAGTGGATCGATTCGTCCGACGAATGGATCCGTCAACGAACCGGAATTGTCACCCGGCACCGCGCTGACAAGGACACCAGTGTCATCGACATGGGAGAAGCAGCAGCGCGGGCCGCCCTCGCAGACGCAGGGATCGAAGCCTCGCAGCTGGGCGCCGTGCTGGTCTCGACCGTCACCCACCCGTATGCCACCCCGTCCGCGGCCGCGCAACTGGCTGATCGTCTTGGCGCTACACCTGCGCCGGCTTATGACATCTCGGCTGCCTGCGCAGGTTACTGCTACGGCATCGCCCAGGCCGATGCCCTGGTGCACGCAGGAACCGCCGAGTTCGTTTTGGTGGTCGGTGTGGAGAAGCTCTCCGATTTCATCGACAACACGGAACGCACCATTTCCTTCCTGCTTGGGGATGGAGCCGGTGCCGTTGTCATTGGTCCCTCGGACTCGCCTGGTATCGGCCCTTCCGTATGGGGTTCGGACGGCAGCAAACACGAGTCGATCCGCATGACTCATTCGCTGCTCGATGTGCGTGAACTTTCCCTTGCAGCGCTCTCGGAAGGCCCCGAAGCGCTCGCAGCCGCCGCGGAATCGGCTATCTGGCCCACCATGCGCCAGGACGGCCCGACCGTATTCCGGTGGGCGGTCTGGGAGATGGCGAAGGTTGCGCAACAAGCGCTCGACGCCGCCGGCATCCGGGCCGAGGACCTCGTTGCCTTTCTTCCGCATCAGGCCAACATCCGCATCATTGATGAGATGGTGAAACAGTTGAATCTGCCTGAGCACGTTGCTGTCGCTCGGGACATCGTCGACGCCGGCAACACGTCCGCTGCCTCGATTCCCCTCGCTATGCACCGGCTGCTGTCCGAGAACCCGCACCTGAGCGGAGGGCTTGCCCTCCAGATCGGTTTCGGGGCCGGGCTGGTCTTCGGCGCCCAGGTGGTTGTCCTCCCATAG
- a CDS encoding ACP S-malonyltransferase, translating into MLAILCPGQGSQSPGFLNPWLDLPGVREHLAALSESDGVDLIRHGTVSDEETIRDTAVAQPLIVAAGLMAARVLLGDTPLTSATVVAGHSVGELTASAVAGALTERDAVALVRTRAQAMAAAAAATPTGMSAVLGGDPSDVAAALERHGLTAANANGGGQTVAAGTLEQLAALAADPPPKARVIPLKVAGAFHTRHMAPAVESLEALRPSLSPTAPLATLLSNYDGEPVASGELNLDSLIAQISRPVRWDLCMQRLQDMGVSGVLELPPAGTLTGLAKRGMRGTASLAVKTPEDLSTARDFMEEHSRTAPPADAPIAKGNA; encoded by the coding sequence GTGCTTGCAATTCTCTGCCCTGGACAAGGCTCCCAGTCCCCCGGATTCCTGAATCCCTGGCTCGACCTTCCAGGCGTCCGCGAGCATCTGGCGGCTCTGAGTGAATCCGACGGCGTTGACCTGATTCGGCACGGCACGGTGTCCGACGAAGAGACCATCCGGGACACCGCAGTTGCGCAACCGCTCATTGTTGCTGCCGGCTTAATGGCTGCCCGTGTGCTCCTTGGTGATACGCCGCTCACCTCTGCCACAGTCGTGGCCGGCCACTCGGTGGGCGAACTGACCGCCTCAGCTGTTGCGGGCGCCCTGACCGAGCGGGACGCAGTCGCCCTGGTGCGCACGCGTGCGCAAGCAATGGCCGCGGCAGCGGCCGCTACGCCGACCGGCATGAGTGCAGTTCTGGGCGGGGATCCGTCCGATGTCGCTGCGGCCCTGGAACGGCACGGGTTAACCGCCGCCAACGCCAACGGCGGCGGCCAGACCGTGGCGGCCGGTACACTCGAGCAGTTGGCTGCCCTCGCCGCGGATCCGCCCCCGAAAGCGCGCGTTATCCCATTGAAAGTGGCGGGCGCTTTCCATACGCGCCACATGGCTCCCGCAGTGGAATCCCTTGAAGCTCTTCGACCCTCACTTTCGCCGACGGCTCCCCTGGCCACGCTGCTTTCCAACTACGACGGCGAACCAGTCGCCTCCGGGGAACTGAATCTTGATAGCCTGATCGCGCAGATCTCCCGGCCCGTCCGGTGGGACCTGTGCATGCAGCGGCTGCAGGACATGGGTGTTTCGGGAGTGCTTGAGCTTCCGCCTGCGGGTACCCTGACAGGGCTGGCGAAGCGCGGGATGCGCGGGACAGCCAGCCTCGCAGTCAAAACGCCCGAGGACCTGAGCACCGCGCGGGACTTCATGGAAGAACACTCCCGCACCGCTCCCCCGGCGGACGCCCCCATCGCAAAAGGAAACGCGTGA
- a CDS encoding tyrosine recombinase XerC translates to MSGSPGDGFPPPFAREAEGFIRYLSRERSRSLHTVRAYRGDLEDFASFAASRSIADLAEVDLSCLRAWLGSLDQQGLSRATIARRAATVRNFLAWATREGCLRDNPSLRLKAPRRQNGLPDVLSETQLRPLLASTQKAALGGDPAALRSRAVLELLYGSGIRVGEMVGLDIDDLDHERRTVRVLGKGNKERTVPYGVPAAHALNDWLTRGRKRWVGPASGAALFLGPRGRRLDQRQARSIVERLLAAVDGTGARGPHALRHTAATHLLDGGADLRAVQELLGHQSLATTQLYTHVSVDRLRRSYEQAHPRA, encoded by the coding sequence ATGAGTGGATCCCCGGGGGATGGGTTTCCGCCTCCATTTGCCCGCGAAGCGGAGGGATTCATCCGCTACCTGTCCCGTGAACGGAGCCGTTCACTCCACACCGTGCGTGCCTACCGGGGAGACCTTGAGGATTTTGCATCATTCGCGGCCTCGCGAAGTATTGCAGATCTCGCAGAAGTGGATTTGAGCTGCCTGCGCGCATGGCTTGGTTCCCTTGATCAGCAAGGGCTCTCCCGGGCAACCATCGCCCGGCGTGCAGCAACGGTTCGCAATTTTCTTGCGTGGGCCACCCGTGAGGGCTGTTTGCGCGACAACCCTTCTCTCCGGCTGAAAGCTCCTCGCCGGCAGAACGGACTCCCTGACGTCCTGTCAGAAACCCAGTTAAGGCCCTTGTTGGCATCCACTCAGAAGGCCGCGCTTGGAGGCGACCCCGCAGCACTACGCTCGCGTGCGGTGCTTGAGCTGCTTTATGGGTCCGGCATCAGGGTCGGTGAAATGGTCGGACTGGACATCGACGACCTGGACCACGAACGGCGCACCGTTCGTGTGCTTGGCAAGGGCAACAAGGAGCGCACGGTGCCGTACGGCGTGCCGGCAGCTCACGCACTGAATGACTGGCTGACCCGCGGAAGGAAGCGTTGGGTCGGACCTGCGAGCGGCGCCGCGCTCTTCCTCGGACCGAGAGGGCGTCGCCTGGACCAACGTCAGGCTCGGTCAATCGTGGAAAGACTGCTTGCGGCGGTCGATGGAACCGGTGCCCGAGGCCCGCACGCCCTCCGCCATACGGCCGCTACCCACCTGTTGGACGGCGGAGCGGATCTGCGGGCAGTGCAGGAACTCCTCGGGCACCAAAGCCTGGCAACCACTCAGCTGTATACCCACGTTTCAGTAGACCGGCTTCGCCGAAGTTACGAGCAGGCGCATCCACGCGCGTAA
- the fabF gene encoding beta-ketoacyl-ACP synthase II: protein MARKVVITGLGATTPIGGDVPTMWANALKGVSGARTIEADWVAEYELPVTFAAQVSTPASEVLSRVEAKRMDPSTQFAVVAAREAWRDSGIEEVDHDRFAVAFATGIGGVWTLLDAWDTLRAKGPRRVLPMTVPMLMPNGPAAAVSLDLGARAGAHTPVSACASGTEALHQGLELIRSGKADVVMCGGAEAAIHPMPIAAFASMQALSRRNDDPEHASRPYDVDRDGFVMGEGAGALLLEAEEHALARGARIYGELAGTSVTADAYHITAPDPGGLGATRALKAAMFDARVQPSDIVHVNAHATSTPVGDQPEYVALKTALGNQVESVAVSATKSQTGHLLGASGAVEAVMTVLAVYERRAPVTINLENQDPQIPLDVVTSARDLPAGDVVALSNSFGFGGHNAVIVVKNV from the coding sequence ATGGCACGCAAAGTAGTCATCACCGGCTTGGGCGCCACAACACCCATCGGCGGCGATGTTCCCACCATGTGGGCAAACGCATTGAAGGGCGTCTCCGGCGCGCGCACCATCGAGGCCGACTGGGTCGCGGAGTATGAGCTGCCGGTCACTTTCGCGGCCCAGGTTTCAACTCCGGCCAGCGAGGTTCTTTCCCGCGTCGAGGCCAAGCGTATGGATCCCTCCACCCAGTTCGCGGTAGTTGCTGCCCGTGAGGCGTGGCGCGATTCCGGGATCGAAGAGGTCGACCACGACCGCTTCGCTGTGGCTTTCGCTACCGGAATCGGCGGCGTGTGGACGCTGTTGGATGCCTGGGACACCCTACGGGCCAAAGGTCCGCGAAGGGTCCTGCCGATGACGGTTCCCATGCTCATGCCCAACGGCCCTGCAGCTGCCGTCAGTCTCGATCTCGGAGCTCGGGCCGGCGCGCACACTCCCGTGTCTGCGTGCGCATCCGGAACCGAAGCGCTCCATCAGGGACTTGAACTGATCCGGTCCGGCAAGGCTGACGTGGTCATGTGCGGCGGTGCGGAGGCAGCGATTCACCCAATGCCGATTGCGGCGTTTGCATCCATGCAGGCTCTGTCCCGTCGCAACGATGATCCCGAGCATGCCTCCCGCCCGTACGATGTGGACCGCGACGGCTTTGTGATGGGTGAGGGCGCGGGCGCATTGCTGCTCGAGGCGGAGGAGCATGCCCTGGCGCGCGGCGCACGGATCTACGGCGAGCTGGCAGGAACATCCGTAACTGCGGACGCCTACCACATCACCGCACCGGATCCCGGGGGGTTGGGCGCTACCCGCGCTTTGAAGGCAGCAATGTTCGATGCGCGTGTCCAGCCGTCCGACATCGTGCACGTCAACGCTCATGCAACATCCACGCCGGTCGGTGACCAGCCGGAATATGTAGCATTGAAGACCGCCCTGGGTAATCAGGTGGAATCGGTCGCCGTTTCGGCCACCAAGTCGCAGACCGGGCATTTGCTTGGTGCGTCGGGCGCTGTTGAAGCCGTCATGACTGTGCTCGCCGTCTACGAGCGTAGGGCACCGGTCACCATCAACCTTGAGAACCAGGACCCGCAGATCCCGCTCGACGTGGTCACCTCCGCACGTGATCTGCCCGCCGGGGATGTCGTGGCTCTCAGCAACTCCTTTGGTTTCGGCGGCCACAATGCGGTCATCGTGGTGAAGAACGTCTAG
- a CDS encoding PucR family transcriptional regulator, with protein sequence MASPTPPRGTSLPVPDPTTVDRLRTQIGALSTATLKQLDSSLPWYRNLRPDERSALGLVAQKGIASFVNWYQKPVSPAWVLSDVFGTAPTELTRSISLQKALQLIRVVVQVVEDQVPDLAADADQWPLREAVLRYSREVAFAAADVYARAAETRGSWDTRLEALVVDAILRGESSDALRSRIAAVGWKSQAPITVMVGSSPAEPNAMFLNELRRTTGRLAEDTLVGIQGDRLILVLGGVQDRDSSYAKLSELFGPGPVVYGPESASLVAASGSAQAAFAGLTAARAWPSAPRPVAADDLWPERVISGDETARKALLRNIYRPLASAQNGLEETLSAYIALGHSLEATSRELFVHANTVRYRLRRVCDITGWDPLLPREAFVLQTALVIGRLSPPPRGTPERPSTRMDRTASL encoded by the coding sequence ATGGCATCGCCCACTCCGCCGCGCGGAACATCCCTGCCCGTTCCCGATCCGACGACGGTGGACCGGCTCCGGACACAGATCGGCGCCCTTTCGACCGCCACGCTGAAGCAGCTGGATTCCTCCCTGCCCTGGTACCGGAACCTGCGTCCCGACGAGCGGTCCGCGCTTGGTCTGGTGGCCCAAAAGGGCATCGCATCGTTTGTCAACTGGTACCAGAAACCGGTCTCCCCTGCATGGGTCCTCAGCGACGTCTTCGGGACTGCGCCGACCGAACTCACACGTTCGATCAGTCTCCAGAAGGCACTCCAGCTCATTCGCGTCGTCGTGCAGGTCGTGGAGGATCAAGTTCCTGACCTCGCCGCCGACGCCGACCAGTGGCCGCTGAGAGAGGCGGTGCTCAGATACTCCCGTGAGGTTGCTTTCGCTGCAGCGGACGTCTACGCCCGAGCGGCTGAGACCCGCGGCTCATGGGATACGCGGCTTGAAGCGCTGGTGGTGGACGCCATCCTGCGGGGAGAAAGCTCCGATGCCCTGCGGTCCCGGATCGCAGCGGTGGGCTGGAAGTCCCAGGCGCCAATCACCGTCATGGTGGGCAGTTCTCCCGCTGAACCGAACGCGATGTTCCTCAATGAACTGCGCCGCACGACAGGCCGGCTGGCAGAGGACACCCTGGTGGGTATACAGGGTGACCGCCTCATCCTCGTCCTCGGGGGCGTCCAGGACCGCGATAGTTCCTATGCCAAACTAAGCGAGCTGTTCGGACCGGGCCCGGTGGTCTATGGCCCGGAATCAGCGTCCCTCGTCGCTGCCAGTGGGTCCGCGCAGGCCGCATTCGCGGGGCTGACGGCCGCGCGGGCGTGGCCGTCAGCCCCCCGTCCGGTTGCTGCCGATGATCTGTGGCCGGAACGCGTCATCTCCGGCGACGAAACTGCCCGCAAGGCGCTGCTGCGAAACATCTACCGCCCTCTCGCCAGTGCCCAGAACGGTCTCGAGGAGACGCTTTCCGCGTACATCGCCCTCGGTCATTCGCTGGAAGCCACCTCTCGCGAACTTTTCGTACATGCCAACACCGTCCGCTACCGTTTACGGCGTGTGTGCGACATCACCGGGTGGGATCCACTGCTTCCCCGCGAGGCGTTTGTTCTCCAGACTGCCCTTGTCATCGGCCGTCTCTCGCCACCGCCCAGAGGTACGCCGGAGCGTCCGTCGACACGGATGGATCGGACGGCTTCGTTGTAG
- a CDS encoding acyl carrier protein, with amino-acid sequence MASNEEILAGLAEIVNEETGLAPESVETDKSFTDDLDIDSISMMTIVVNAEEKFGVRIPDEEVKNLKTVGDAVDFIANAQS; translated from the coding sequence ATGGCTAGCAACGAAGAAATCCTTGCAGGACTGGCAGAAATCGTTAATGAAGAGACCGGTCTCGCGCCCGAGTCCGTGGAGACGGACAAGTCCTTCACGGACGATCTGGACATCGATTCCATCTCCATGATGACCATCGTTGTCAACGCCGAGGAGAAGTTCGGCGTGCGCATTCCGGACGAGGAAGTCAAGAACCTCAAGACCGTTGGCGATGCAGTGGACTTCATCGCCAACGCCCAGTCCTAG
- a CDS encoding DUF3145 domain-containing protein, giving the protein MSVVMARGVLYIHSAPSALCPHIEWAVGSVIDQRVDLQWSPQPAAPGMFRAELSWVAVQGAGAKLASALRGWAHLRYEVTEEQSAGADGGRWSHTPELGIFHATTDVHGNVMVTEDRIRYAYEAGAGDPAAVYHELSLALGESWDEELEPFRHAGEGAPVRWLHQVG; this is encoded by the coding sequence ATGTCTGTTGTGATGGCGCGCGGTGTTTTGTATATACACTCAGCCCCTTCTGCGCTGTGCCCTCATATCGAGTGGGCCGTCGGCTCGGTCATCGACCAGCGCGTGGACCTGCAGTGGTCCCCGCAGCCTGCCGCGCCCGGAATGTTCCGCGCAGAACTTTCATGGGTTGCCGTGCAAGGGGCCGGAGCCAAGTTGGCGTCTGCGCTGCGGGGCTGGGCGCACCTGCGGTACGAGGTAACTGAGGAGCAGAGTGCCGGCGCTGACGGCGGTCGCTGGTCGCATACCCCGGAGTTGGGCATTTTCCACGCGACCACGGATGTCCACGGCAACGTCATGGTCACCGAGGATCGCATCAGATACGCCTACGAGGCTGGGGCCGGCGATCCGGCGGCCGTCTACCATGAACTATCCCTCGCGCTGGGTGAATCATGGGATGAGGAACTGGAACCATTCCGGCATGCAGGAGAGGGCGCTCCCGTGCGCTGGCTGCATCAGGTCGGCTAG